TTAATTTATGTATTTTTGTTTATCCTATCAGTCTTAATTTTAAGAAGAAGTTTTTTTTGATTTTTGGAACAGTCTCTAAAACCTATAAGAGTGTTCCAAAATTTTCGTAAGTTCGCCTTTTTGCCATCCTGAGAACTTTAGTCCTAAGAATCTCCTCTTTTGATTTTTTGATTTGAAAAGAAAAACAGAAGATTCTTCACCGACCACAAAATAATTGTGTGGATTTTCGAACAGCCTCCTAAAACCTATTGACAAGATAGATATTTTGATATATAATATTAGAAAATAAAAGTTTGTTTAAAGGCGAGCATGTATAAAATCGGTCAGTTTTCAAAGCTTACAGGTATTTCAATATCTACTTTAAGATTGTGGGATAAAAAAGGAATATTAAAGCCTGAATTTAAAACACCACGTGGAGAAAGAAGATATAGCGAAGCTCAATTGCAGTATATTCTTCAAAAGAAATCAGATGCACCACGTATTAATGTTGGCTATGCAAGAGTAAGTTCAAAGAAACAAGAAGATGATTTAAAAAGACAAATTGAATTATTAGAATTGTTTTTAGCAAAACAAGGCAAGCCTTTTAAAATAATAAGCGATATGGGAAGTGGAATAAATTATTCAAAATCAGGATT
This is a stretch of genomic DNA from Sulfurihydrogenibium sp. YO3AOP1. It encodes these proteins:
- a CDS encoding IS607 family transposase, whose protein sequence is MYKIGQFSKLTGISISTLRLWDKKGILKPEFKTPRGERRYSEAQLQYILQKKSDAPRINVGYARVSSKKQEDDLKRQIELLELFLAKQGKPFKIISDMGSGINYSKSGLKELLKLISSNQVDTIYVLYKDRLVRFGFELIEEFAKLHNTKIEIMNQTEDKIDEEELVEDILNIIHVFSRKLNGKKSHINKKIAQRLLDEKQ